The DNA sequence ACGTGTCAGCTTATTTTTCAAATTACCCATTGTTCCCACTCCTTACGCAATTCTCATCAACAGAACGGACAGCAAAGGTCCGCGATACATAAGCCAAAACAGAGTTTGTCCAGCGTGTCATTCGGCATGCCGAAGCTGCGTCTTTGTTGCTGATAAACGCGTCCGCCGCGTTGCAGCATATTTAAGATGCGTTGGTATTCCGGATTGCCGGGATTCATGCGTACGGCTGTTTCGGCGTGGTTCAGCGCAATGATGATGTTGCCGATACCGGCATTGGCAACAGCACTGCAATAGTACCATTCGGCACTTCGGTCACTCATCCTGGCCAGAATATTCAGCGCCTCGCGAAAATAGCCCAAATTGATATAGTGTTTTACCGAATCATACGCTGAGGAAGCATATTCCCGGTAAGCGTTGCTTCCGTTGTAATAGGTGTTTGGGTAGGGGTTTCCGCTTTTGATCTGTTCGTAAGCGGCATTGATTTCACTCATTTTCTTAGCCGCTTCTGCATTGCCGGGGTTCAGGTCCGGGTGGTATCTTTTGGCCAGTTTGCGATAGGCTTTTTTTATTTCATCATCCGCAGCCGTCTGAGGAACACCAAGTACTTGATAAGGATCGGATATCATTCTTTCTTATCTCCCCTTCACTTTCTTATTCGCTGCTTCATACCTTGTCCAAACGCCTGAATAGAGAATGTTTTCAATAAGGTTTTGATCGCGTTTGATTGGCAGTTGTCGGTATTTTTCCATACAGTCGGCCATAAGCAGATTTAATATTTGCGGAAAATGATCTGTTGACAACGCAGTCAGCGGATTATAGCATTCCTTTTGGATGTCCTTTTTGAGATCAAGACAGGCATCCATAATGTAAATGAATTTGCCAAGCGATTCTCCAAAGTTACGTAAATCTTGAGCATCGTCATCTTCTTTGAAAACGAACACTTCGCCCATGAGTCTGCCGAAACAACCTGCAGGAATATCCGGTTTCAGTTCCCCTGATTTTTCTATGTCGGAAAGGGTGTTCAAGCACTCACTGATGACAGCACATTGCCGGGGATGGCGGATGGCAGCCTGCCTGTATTTCTTTTCGAACAGCTTGGCTTCACCCAGCGACAGGATCTTCCGTTCGTCCTTCCAATCATCAAGAAATTTGAAATAAGTCAGGACAATACTCATATCGGCGGTATAATCTGAGATCTCGTTCTGCCAATAGCAGTGAGGTTTGCGGGGATGCATGATGCATCGCCCGGTTTGAATGGTAGTATCTTTCTGATAAAGCGCGGAAAGGAACAGTACGAGGAAAGTCATGTCATAGTTTAGTGTGATACGGCTAAGGGTGCCGTGACGGTCTCCCAGCGTCTGGCATAAACCGCAGTAGCACGACCGATAGTGTAGTTTTTCTTCGGAAGTTAGCTTATCGATATTGGCGACGACATAACCGAACATATTTTTCACCTGACTTCATTCATATCTTATTTAAATATAAATAAAAAAAACCTTCACCCCCAAGGGCAAAGGTCTCGCTTACAATCAGTCAATTGCAATAAAGCCGGGATCGAAATCCGTCTTGACGACTTTATTATCCAGCTACTCCCCTTTGATTTACGATAACGCAATTATACCAGAAGGAAAATGTTGATGCAACTACGAATATTTTGTTTTGCAAAAAATTTACTGCTAATATAACATAAAAAAAAACGGCTGTGATACAATAAGTCTAACCTGAGGGAAGTACTATGTTCATTCAAAAATGATGTGTGTATCCTTAACAGACAAGGAGGAGGTAACATCAATGACCGTCATTCAAACGAAGAATCTCACGAAAAGTTACAACAAGGCAAGGGGCATCGTCGACGTGAATCTTGATGTCATGGAAGGAGAGATCTTTGGGTTTATCGGGCCAAACGGCGCCGGCAAATCGACGACCATCCGAACGTTGCTCGGGCTTATCTACCCCACCAAGGGAAGCGCCGAAATCTTCGGTAAAAATTGCAGTGAGTTCCCGGAAATACGCAAAGAAGTGGGCTATCTGCCAAGTGAGGTATTTTATTACGATAACATGAAGGTTATCGATCTGCTCAAATATTCCGCGAGCTTTTACAAAAAGGACTGCATGAAGAAAATTAAGGAGCTTGCGGAGATCATGGATCTCGACCTCAAGAAAAAGATCGACGATCTCTCTTTTGGCAACAAAAAAAAGGTTGGCATTGTTCAGGGGTTGCTCCACGAGCCTAAACTGATCATACTCGACGAGCCAACCAGTGGCTTAGACCCGCTGATGCAGCAAAAGTTCTTTGACATTATCGCGCAGGAGAATCAAAAGGGTGCCACTGTATTCTTTTCATCGCATATTCTTGACGAAGTTCAGAGGATGTGCGACAGGGTAGCATTCATCAAAGACGGTAAAATCATAAAACTTGAAAAAATGAGCACGCTTCAGGCAGATAGCTATAAGAGTTTTAAAATTGAAGCAAAATCTCCCATAGCCGGAGAAATCTTCAATATCAGTGGTGTAAGCCGGCTTGAAATCAAAGAGAATACGGCTGATTTTATTTTCAAAGGCAACATTAATTCTATGATGAAAAAAATCGCGGAGATTGAGCTTGTCAACATATCCATTTACGAACCTGACCTTGAAGAGATCTTCATGCATTATTATGCCAAGGAGGGTTGATCGTTATGAATATGTTTTGGCACGAGCTTAACTCGCTGCGAAAATCGACGATTCTATGGACATGCACTTTGATTGCACTCGCTGGGATTTACTTTTCTGTCTATCCCGCAATTGCGAATGATGCGGCAGATTTTAAAAGGCTGCTGGGCGGCTACCCGGCGTCGGTGAGGGCAATACTCGGTATTTCGCTTGACAGCATCACTTCTCTTTTGGGCTTTTATTCGATGATATTCACATTTATCACACTGTGCGGTGCCATTCAGGCCATGAATCTCGGCGTCTCCATTCTTTCCAAAGAAACGAGGGAAAGGACAGCCGATTTTCTTCTCGTCAAGCCTGTTTCGCGTTCGGCTATTGTCAGCTCCAAGCTTCTGGCTGCACTAACCATGCTCATAATCACGAACGTAATCTATTATGCGGCTGCCTCCATCCTTGCCGCCATGGTTAAGACAGCGGATTTCAGCGTTACGCTGTTTTTTATGATCAATCTCACGCTGCTTTTCATTCAGCTCATTTTTTTCTCAATCGGGGCTGCAGTCGCGGTGATCATTCCAAAGTTAAAATCCGTGCTTCCGGTCTCACTCGGGGTCGTTTTTGGATTTTTCTTTATCGGAGCGCTTTTAGCCGCCGGTGAAAATGATGCGGCACGCTTTCTCTCACCGTTTAAATATTTTAATCCTTCTTATATTATTAGAAATTCAAACTATGAAGCCCCCTACCTTATCACAGGCGCTGTTATTGTTATTATTGCAACGGTAACCACCTATATCATTTATGCCAAAAAAGATATCCATGCCGTGAGCTGATTAACTTTGGGTTTCACTAAAAGGGAGGTCGGATCATGAATATTTTTTTAAGAGAATTAAAGGCCAATAAAAAAGCATTGATCATATGGTGCGTTTGTATGTTTTTGGGAGTTTTAAGCGGCATGGGTAAATATACCGCCTATTCGGCAGGCGGACAGTACAACAAAATTTTTGACAATATACCCTACTCCATCAAAGCGCTGTTGGGAATGGGCTCATTCGATGTAACCACGATGTCCGGGTATTTTGCAATGTTGTTTCTTTACATTGAGATTGCGGCTGCCATCCATGCTGTTTTGCTCGGAGCCGGTATTGTTGCCAAAGAGGAACGCGACAAGACGACCGAATTTCTGATGATCAAGCCCGTCTCAAGAGATACCATTATCACTTCCAAGCTTCTTGCAGCCTTTGTGAATGTGGTCATTCTGAATGTTGTAACGCTTGTTTCTTCACTTGTTATGGTCGCTGCTTACAATAAGGGAAATGACATTTCAAGTGAAATAGTAATGTTCATGTTGAGCATGTTCATCGTTCAGCTTATCTTCCTTTCGCTTGGAACAGCACTGTCAGCTTTCCTCAAGAATCCGAAAACTTCGGGTTCCCTTGCCGCGGGGATACTCTTCGCTGCATTCGTGATATCCAAAATAACGGACATAACAGACAAGCTGAACGCTCTTAACCTACTCTCGCCTTTTAAATATTTTAGTTATGTTAATTTGGCAGAGGGTAATGGGCTCGACCTAACGGCTGTTATACTCTCGCTCGGGCTTGTTTCTATCTTTTGTATCTCCACCTATGTCTTTTACCGAAAAAGGGATCTGCACGTTTAACCCTTCAGCCGGGTATCTTCATCTTCACTTAATCCCTTTCGATAAGGTCTGTCGCAGGTCATTGCATCCTATGAATCTGCAACCGCAATAGGGGCCGTATTAGTGTATTCCCTACATTTTTTCCTATCAATGCGATCCTCATTAAATCAATTCATTCCAAAGATTCATAAAAGCATTGCTGTCTACTTTAAAGAATAAATCAACACCGTTGTAGTAAACATATCCCTCTTTAAAAAGCCTTAGTTGGACTTTACTGCCGTCATTCAAGGTTACGTATTTGCTTAATCGAATAATCTTCAACATAAAACAGATAGATCACTGCTTTTAATTTTACAGGGAGCTTAAGAATCTCCTTCATGACATCACTGTCAATAGGATCTTCATAGTACGCTTCTATCGCCTCCATTTTTATAACGCGTTTGTGCCACACACTCCGAAGCCTATCTTTGCAAAGATTTACAGTAATTTTGATCAGCCAGGCCTTTTCGTGTTGATCATCGTTAAACCCAGGTGAGTTGTACAATAGTTTACAAAATGCGTCTTGCATGACTTCTTCCGCATCTTCTTTACTTCCAAGATGAACCATGGCGATTTTAAAAAGCATCTCGCCATAACTACTGTATTTTGTTGAAAAAGTGTTCGTAAGCCGCGGTGACGATTCTTGCATAGGGTAAATTCTCCTTTCATCCATAAAACGAGTGAACTCAGGAAAAAGTCACATTCTTTTCCAGAGAGTCCTAACCTTACCCTAGACGAACTTTGCGCTCTCTTTCTGATATTCAGACTTATATAAAATAAAAAACTGATGAACATGTCATTGTTCACCAGTTTTTTCGTAACAGAAGGAAAATATCAATCGTAGCCTGAAACATCTTGTCCCAAAAAACATATGATGTACAAACTCGAATTTTCAGTTACAGTCATTAATTTTGAGAGAAGGTATGAAAATGGCTACGCTAACCCTGAATATACCCGATACGACTTTCGTCTCATCTTACCTGCCCGACATGAATTTTTCATCCTACCCACTGGTTTATTCCGGTACAGATAGTTCATTTCAAAACTGCATCAGTTTCCTGCAAATTGTTTTGCCTGTGTTACCGGTCACTTCCGTTGACAGTGCCTTGCTCGAATTATCTGTGATTGTTAAAAGCGGTGCTGCTCCAAGTCCGCTTGTTGTCAACAGAGTAACCGATCCATTTAGTACAGCCACCGTGACTTACAATACACGTCCTGCTTTCACTGCAACACCATCCGAGATTGATATTACAACAGAAGATTTATATACCACTGTCCAAATTGATGTCATAACGCTGATCAATGGTTGGCTGAACGGAACTTATCCCAACAACGGCATGGCGTTGACGAATTCTGACGGCACTTCTGTCGTTGCAGTTGCCACGAATAGCATCAACTACGAACCATTTGATCCAAGATTAGTTTTAACTTACACCCCGGTGAAACCGGATACTGCGCTTTGCTTCAGCTATGCGCAGTTGGCGCACCTTATTGAGCAGCTGATCACCTTGTATCCCACAAATACCATGTCCGTTTTTTTAACAGGTTTTAGTCCTTCCGCGATCACCGGGACTCCGTATCAACTGTATGTATCCCCCGAAGGAACCTACGGAATGATTTTTATTTTGCTTGATAACGGACAGCAAGAAGCGATTCCGCTCAATGCCATTGCCGCAATTTATACAGGCGATGGAACGGTATACGATCCTTCGATCACCTACCTGCCCCCGCCACAGTTCCCAGACGGTTGTGACAAAAACCTGATTACTGCTTATCACGACTATGTGCCGGTTTCAACAGATGTCCAAATGTATTTGGGGTCTATCGTTCAGGCTTCAGGACTGGTTTATAAAAATGAATATGGCATCTTGGTCCTGTCTGATGCAGATGGCAATACACCTGTCTTTATCCCGGTTATGAATATAACCTCCATTTTCCCGGTAACTCAGAACAGCAGCGGCCAAAAGGCTGCCCTCCCCCGAATTGCCATTACAAACAAAACGTGACCAAAACCGTTCCGCCGTACGCAGTATTCTGCCTTTGAAATCAGGATCTCTTCAGCCTGACTTCAAAGGCAGTTTTGTTGAAAGTTCTTCAATTTCCCGAATAACATGTTTAATCGGTTTATTTCAAAATACTTTATGAACATAAGCACAGCTATTTTAGCAAAATTCACACTGAAAAGGACAACCCCGGCTGGTTAATACGGTATTGGTATACGGCATCATAGTAGAAATACCGCTGTTATGACCCCCGATCCGGCCGCATTTGTCGCTGTTGCGCCCGGTACTGTGAAATAGTTTGCGCCAATGCCTTCCAATGTATATCCTTCTTTCGGAACCAGTGTGATGGTCGCTGTGTATTGCTGGCCTTCCACAAAGAGGGCGTCGGCCGGTGTCCAAGTGACCGACCCCGTATACTGCTCCGTTT is a window from the Dehalobacter sp. DCA genome containing:
- a CDS encoding DUF5685 family protein; protein product: MFGYVVANIDKLTSEEKLHYRSCYCGLCQTLGDRHGTLSRITLNYDMTFLVLFLSALYQKDTTIQTGRCIMHPRKPHCYWQNEISDYTADMSIVLTYFKFLDDWKDERKILSLGEAKLFEKKYRQAAIRHPRQCAVISECLNTLSDIEKSGELKPDIPAGCFGRLMGEVFVFKEDDDAQDLRNFGESLGKFIYIMDACLDLKKDIQKECYNPLTALSTDHFPQILNLLMADCMEKYRQLPIKRDQNLIENILYSGVWTRYEAANKKVKGR
- a CDS encoding ABC transporter permease subunit, producing MNMFWHELNSLRKSTILWTCTLIALAGIYFSVYPAIANDAADFKRLLGGYPASVRAILGISLDSITSLLGFYSMIFTFITLCGAIQAMNLGVSILSKETRERTADFLLVKPVSRSAIVSSKLLAALTMLIITNVIYYAAASILAAMVKTADFSVTLFFMINLTLLFIQLIFFSIGAAVAVIIPKLKSVLPVSLGVVFGFFFIGALLAAGENDAARFLSPFKYFNPSYIIRNSNYEAPYLITGAVIVIIATVTTYIIYAKKDIHAVS
- a CDS encoding DnaJ domain-containing protein, which produces MISDPYQVLGVPQTAADDEIKKAYRKLAKRYHPDLNPGNAEAAKKMSEINAAYEQIKSGNPYPNTYYNGSNAYREYASSAYDSVKHYINLGYFREALNILARMSDRSAEWYYCSAVANAGIGNIIIALNHAETAVRMNPGNPEYQRILNMLQRGGRVYQQQRRSFGMPNDTLDKLCFGLCIADLCCPFC
- a CDS encoding ABC transporter ATP-binding protein, encoding MTVIQTKNLTKSYNKARGIVDVNLDVMEGEIFGFIGPNGAGKSTTIRTLLGLIYPTKGSAEIFGKNCSEFPEIRKEVGYLPSEVFYYDNMKVIDLLKYSASFYKKDCMKKIKELAEIMDLDLKKKIDDLSFGNKKKVGIVQGLLHEPKLIILDEPTSGLDPLMQQKFFDIIAQENQKGATVFFSSHILDEVQRMCDRVAFIKDGKIIKLEKMSTLQADSYKSFKIEAKSPIAGEIFNISGVSRLEIKENTADFIFKGNINSMMKKIAEIELVNISIYEPDLEEIFMHYYAKEG
- a CDS encoding DNRLRE domain-containing protein, with protein sequence MATLTLNIPDTTFVSSYLPDMNFSSYPLVYSGTDSSFQNCISFLQIVLPVLPVTSVDSALLELSVIVKSGAAPSPLVVNRVTDPFSTATVTYNTRPAFTATPSEIDITTEDLYTTVQIDVITLINGWLNGTYPNNGMALTNSDGTSVVAVATNSINYEPFDPRLVLTYTPVKPDTALCFSYAQLAHLIEQLITLYPTNTMSVFLTGFSPSAITGTPYQLYVSPEGTYGMIFILLDNGQQEAIPLNAIAAIYTGDGTVYDPSITYLPPPQFPDGCDKNLITAYHDYVPVSTDVQMYLGSIVQASGLVYKNEYGILVLSDADGNTPVFIPVMNITSIFPVTQNSSGQKAALPRIAITNKT
- a CDS encoding RNA polymerase sigma factor, whose product is MQESSPRLTNTFSTKYSSYGEMLFKIAMVHLGSKEDAEEVMQDAFCKLLYNSPGFNDDQHEKAWLIKITVNLCKDRLRSVWHKRVIKMEAIEAYYEDPIDSDVMKEILKLPVKLKAVIYLFYVEDYSIKQIRNLE
- a CDS encoding ABC transporter permease subunit, which translates into the protein MNIFLRELKANKKALIIWCVCMFLGVLSGMGKYTAYSAGGQYNKIFDNIPYSIKALLGMGSFDVTTMSGYFAMLFLYIEIAAAIHAVLLGAGIVAKEERDKTTEFLMIKPVSRDTIITSKLLAAFVNVVILNVVTLVSSLVMVAAYNKGNDISSEIVMFMLSMFIVQLIFLSLGTALSAFLKNPKTSGSLAAGILFAAFVISKITDITDKLNALNLLSPFKYFSYVNLAEGNGLDLTAVILSLGLVSIFCISTYVFYRKRDLHV